In Erigeron canadensis isolate Cc75 chromosome 7, C_canadensis_v1, whole genome shotgun sequence, one DNA window encodes the following:
- the LOC122609281 gene encoding uncharacterized protein LOC122609281, with protein MGNSLRCCLACVLPCGALDLIRIVHLNGYVEEITRTITAGEVLKNYPNHVLSKPCSQGVVRRILILSNSTELKRGSIYFLIPSSSVPENKRHPQQKNVTKKPKRMTKVSVSDVPKGENVVVDVNSSDIVVVSERKKVGHRRARRTVQANEWKPHLESIFEE; from the coding sequence ATGGGCAATAGTTTAAGGTGTTGTTTGGCTTGTGTACTTCCATGTGGTGCACTTGATTTAATTAGAATAGTGCATTTAAATGGCTACGTTGAAGAGATCACACGAACCATCACGGCGGgtgaagttttgaaaaattatcCTAATCATGTTTTAAGTAAACCATGTTCACAAGGTGTAGTAAGGCGAATCTTGATTTTATCAAATAGTACCGAGCTTAAAAGAGgtagtatttattttttgattccTTCATCCTCGGTGCCCGAAAACAAAAGGCATCCACAACAAAAAAATGTCACCAAAAAGCCCAAAAGAATGACCAAAGTCTCGGTTTCCGACGTGCCCAAAGGCGAAAACGTTGTTGTCGATGTAAACTCGTCCGATATCGTTGTTGTTTCGGAGAGAAAGAAGGTTGGTCATAGGAGAGCTCGAAGGACGGTTCAAGCTAATGAATGGAAGCCTCATCTTGAGAGCATTTTTGAGGAGTGA
- the LOC122609282 gene encoding uncharacterized protein LOC122609282 translates to MASGILDNSSDSPDESNDSSMEFFVNALHFIEDTATSSAPQTRRYTDRRREIGLDTLLNDWFVQQPKYEDDYFRKKFRMDKTMFLDIVRDIEANFPYFQERYDARGRKSFTAIQKCTSAVRQLATGNAPDEYDEYLCMAARTARETLDYFCDAIIRLYSREYLRRPTSHDVAHIFEAHELRHHMPGMLGSIDCTHVEWSACPRRLRGQYTRARNGTAPDSSFHVNGRDYKRGYYLSDGIYNKWSTLVKAYPYPTDPKEKRFKKLQEAARKDVERAFGVLKGKWKILQRPLRPLTKDKIGKYVHTCIILYNMIIKRDGRAISPVHIMDPPVQLVFDESVYAELIDEEVHHRLRYDLTEHLWAQDLAYLDD, encoded by the exons ATGGCTTCCGGTATTTTGGATAATTCGAGCGACTCTCCTGACGAGTCAAACGATAGCTCTATGGAATTCTTTGTTAACGCGTTACACTTTATTGAAGATACGGCAACTTCTAGTGCTCCTCAAACTCGACGGTATACGGACCGGCGTCGGGAAATTGGTCTTGATACTCTTTTGAATGATTggttcgttcaacaaccaaaatACGAAGACGATTACTTTCGAAAGAAGTTTCGAATGGACAAGACCATGTTTTTAGATATCGTGCGCGACATTGAAGCAAACTTCCCGTATTTCCAAGAACGTTACGATGCAAGAGGAAGAAAAAGTTTTACGGCGATACAAAAATGCACATCCGCCGTTAGGCAACTCGCGACGGGTAACGCACCAGACGAGTATGACGAGTATTTGTGCATGGCAGCCAGAACCGCACGAGAGACCCTTGATTATTTTTGTGACGCCATCATTCGGTTGTATAGCCGAGAGTACCTACGCAGGCCGACGTCACACGACGTTGCACACATCTTCGAGGCCCACGAGCTTCGTCATCATATGCCTgggatgcttggtagcatcgatTGCACACATGTCGAGTGGTCGGCATGTCCTAGACGTTTGAGAGGGCAATACACGAGGG CGCGTAACGGAACGGCTCCGGATTCTTCATTCCACGTGAATGGGCGAGATTATAAACGTGGCTACTATCTTAGTGATGGGATCTACAACAAGTGGTCAACACTTGTTAAAGCATACCCGTATCCAACCGACCCTaaggaaaaaagattcaagaaattgCAAGAGGCGGCCAGAAAAGATGTCGAGCGAGCTTTTGGTGTCCTCAAAGGTAAATGGAAAATTCTTCAACGACCTCTTCGACCTCTAACGAAAGACAAAATTGGAAAGTATGTTCATACATGTATTATCTTATACAACATGATCATTAAGAGGGACGGGAGGGCAATCTCACCGGTCCATATAATGGACCCGCCAGTGCAACTGGTGTTCGATGAAAGTGTGTATGCGGAGTTAATTGACGAAGAAGTTCATCATCGCCTTCGATATGATCTTACGGAGCACTTATGGGCTCAAGATTTGGCGTATCTcgatgattag